The proteins below come from a single Solea senegalensis isolate Sse05_10M linkage group LG2, IFAPA_SoseM_1, whole genome shotgun sequence genomic window:
- the LOC122765421 gene encoding trace amine-associated receptor 13c-like — MEAPEEAELCFPHINTSCRRTMGPYVETMFTYTVLSCIIVLTVILNLLVIISISHFRQSQTFSHGYIGSITFLWHMWLQLHTTTNLLLLSLAVADFLVGLLQMPLVLLQNQGCWFLGDILCVVHYFFAALLVNVSVGCMVLISVDRYIAICNPMFYTTRVTLTRVKLCICLCWIYPGVHSSWIFRNVLKQPDMYNTCYGSCIVVVGFAEGLVSMIATFLGPILIIVVLYLRVFVVAVSQARAMRAHVAVVTVERSQTVKAMKSEIKAARTLGIVIIVFLLCSCPYYCFSVAAETTSLGASSSIIMIWLIYLNSTFNPVIYVFFYPWIRKTIKHIFTLQILQPGSREVSVM, encoded by the exons ATGGAGGCTCCAGAGGAAGCAgaactctgctttccccacatcaacacctcctgcaggaggacgATGGGTCCTTACGTGGAGACCATGTtcacttacactgtgctgtcctgcatcATTGTACTCACTGTGATTCttaacctgctggtcatcatctctatctcccaCTTCAGGCAGAGTCAAACTTTTTCACATGGCTACATAGGCAGCATCACTTTTTTATGGCATATGTGGCT gcagctccacaccaccaccaacctcctcctcctttctctggctgtcgctgacttcctcgtgggtctcctgcagatgccactcgttctcctccaaaaccaaggctgctggttcttgggcgacatcttgtgtgttgtgcattatttttttgctgCCCTCCTTGTCAACGTTTCAGTGGGAtgcatggtgctcatatcagtcgaccgctatatagcaatttgtaaccccatgttttacaccaccagagtcactctgaccagagttaaactctgtatttgtctgtgttggatatATCCCGGTGTGCATAGCAGTTGGATATTCAGGAATGtcttaaaacagcctgacatgtaTAACACCTGCTATGGAAGTTGTATAGTTGTGGTCGGTTTTGCTGAAGGACTTGTTTCTATGATTGCCACAtttttaggccccattttaatcatagtagttctgtatttgagagtatttgtggtggctgtgtctcaggctcgggccatgcgcGCTCATGTTGCAGTCGTCACAGTGGAgcgttcccagactgtaaaagcaatgaaatctgagattaaagcagccaggactctcggtattgtaattattgtgtttcttctctgctcatgtccatattattgtttttctgttgcagCTGAGACTACCTCGCTTGGGGCATCATCTTCGATCATTATGATTTGGTTAATCTACTTAAACTCaacctttaaccctgtgatctatgtctttttctacccgtggatcagaaaaaccattaaacacatttttactcttcagattctgcagcctggctcccgtgaagtgagtgtgatgtag
- the LOC122765452 gene encoding trace amine-associated receptor 2-like: MVSVLIFSDFRQLHTTTNLLLLSLAVADFLVGLLQMPLVLLQNQGCWFLGDFMCVVHYFFAALLVNVSVGCMVLISVDRYIAICNPMFYTTRVTLTRVKLCICLCWIYPGVHGSWIYRDVFKQPDMYNTCYGSCVIVVGFAEGLVSMIATFLGPILIIVVLYLRVFVVAVSQARAMRSHVAVITVERSQTVKAMKSEIKAARTLGIVIIVFLLCSCPYYCFAAAAETTSLGASSSIIIMIWLIYLNSTFNPVIYVFFYPWVRKTIKHIFTLQILQPGSREVSVM, translated from the coding sequence ATGgtttcagtgttgattttctctgatttcaggcagctccacaccaccaccaacctcctcctcctctctctggctgtcgctgacttcctcgttggtctcctgcagatgccactCGTTCTCCTCCAAAACCAAGGCTGCTGGTTTCTGGGCGATTTCATGTGTGTTGTGCATTATTTCTTCGCTGCCCTCCTTGTCAACGTTTCAGTGGGAtgcatggtgctcatatcagtcgaccgctatatagcaatttgtaaccccatgttttacaccaccagagtcactctgaccagagttaaactctgtatttgtctgtgttggatatATCCCGGTGTGCATGGCAGTTGGATATACAGGGATGTCTTTAAACAGCCTGACATGTATAACACCTGCTATGGAAGTTGTGTAATTGTGGTTGGTTTTGCTGAAGGACTTGTTTCTATGATTGCCACAtttttaggccccattttaatcatagtagttctgtatttgagagtgtttgtggtggctgtgtctcaggctcgggccatgcgcTCTCACGTCGCAGTCATCACAGTGGAgcgttcccagactgtaaaagcaatgaaatccgagattaaagcagccaggactcttggtattgttattattgtatttcttctctgctcatgtccatattattgttttgctgctgcagctgagactaCCTCACTTGGGGCATCCTCTTCAATCATCATTATGATTTGGTTAATCTATTTAAACTCGACTTTtaaccctgtgatttatgtctttttctacccgtgggtcagaaaaaccattaaacacatttttactcttcagattctacagcctggctcccgtgaagtgagtgtgatgtag
- the LOC122784458 gene encoding trace amine-associated receptor 13c-like, whose translation MEAPEEAELCFPHINTSCRRTTAPYMETMLTYTVLSCITILTVILNLLVIISISHFKQLHTTTNLLLLSLAVADFLVGLLQMPLLLLQNQGCWFLGDVMCVVYYCLGFLVVSVSVGSMVLISVDRYIAICNPMFYTTRVTLTRVKLCVCLCWIFSSVHSSWILRGVLKQPEMYNTCYGSCVVVVGFAEGLVDIIATFLCPILVIAVLYLRVFVVAVSQARAMRSHVAVITVERSQTVKAMKSEIKAARTLGIVLVVFLLCSCPYACFAVAAESALLGASYSLIMVWLVYLNSTFNPVIYVFFYPWVRKTIKHIFT comes from the exons ATGGAGGCTCCGGAGGAAGCGgaactctgctttccccacatcaacacctcctgtaGGAGGACGACGGCTCCTTACATGGAGACCATGCTCACTTACACTGTACTGTCCTGCATCACGATACTCACTGTGATcctaaacctgctggtcatcatctctatctcacacTTCAA gcagctccacaccaccaccaacctcctcctcctctctctggctgtcgctgacttcctcgtgggtctcctgcagatgccacttcttctcctccagaaCCAAGGCTGCTGGTTCTTGGGTGATGTCATGTGTGTCGTGTATTACTGTTTAGGTTTCCTTGTTGTCAGCGTTTCAGTGGgaagcatggtgctcatatcagtcgaccgctatatagcaatttgtaaccccatgttttacaccaccagagtcactctgaccagagttaaactctgtgtttgtctgtgttggatattTTCCAGTGTACACAGCAGTTGGATTTTGAGGGGTGTCTTAAAACAGCCTGAAATGTATAACACATGCTATggaagttgtgttgttgtggtcgGTTTTGCTGAAGGACTTGTTGATATTATTGCCACATTTTTATGCCCTATTTTAGTCATAGCAGTtctgtatttgagagtgtttgtggtggctgtgtctcaggctcgggccatgcgcTCTCACGTCGCAGTCATCACAGTGGAgcgttcccagactgtaaaagcaatgaaatctgagattaaagcagccaggactcttggtattgtattggtagtttttcttctctgctcatgTCCATATGCTTGTTTTGCTGTTGCAGCTGAGAGTGCCTTGCTTGGGGCATCATATTCATTAATTATGGTTTGGTTAGTCTACTTAAACTCAACGTTTAACCCTGTGATatatgtctttttctacccgtgggtcagaaaaaccattaaacacatttttact
- the LOC122764791 gene encoding trace amine-associated receptor 13c-like, whose product MEVPEDAELCFPHINTSCRKTTGPYVETMLTYTVLSCITILTVILNLLVIISISHFKQLHTTTNLLLLSLAVADFLVGLLTMPLLLLNNEGCWFLGDIMCVVHYFSSGLAISVSVGCMVLISVDRYIAICNPMFFGYSGMS is encoded by the exons aTGGAGGTTCCGGAGGATgctgaactctgctttccccacatcaacacctcctgcaggaagACGACGGGTCCTTACGTGGAGACCATgctcacttacactgtgctgtcctgcatcACGATACTCACCGTAATcctaaacctgctggtcatcatctctatctcgcACTTCAA gcagctccacaccaccaccaacctcctcctcctctctctggctgtcgctgACTTCCTTGTGGGTCTCCTGACGATGCCACTTCTTCTCCTAAACAACGAAGGCTGCTGGTTCTTGGGCGACATCATGTGTGTTGTGCATTATTTCTCCTCTGGCCTGGCTATCAGCGTTTCAGTGGGAtgcatggtgctcatatcagtcgaccgctatatagcaatttgtaaccccatgtttt TTGGATATTCAGGGATGtcttaa
- the LOC122784450 gene encoding trace amine-associated receptor 13c-like, whose translation MEAPEEGELCFPHINTSCRRMTGPYVEAMLTYTVLSCITILTVILNLLVIISISHFKQLHTTTNLLLLSLAVADFLVGLLQMPLLLIHNQGCWFLGDIMCVVHYFFAALVVSVSVGSMVLISVDRYIAICNPMFYTTRVTLTRVKLCVCLCWTFSGVHGSWIFRDVLKQPDMYITCYGSCVVVVGFAEGLVDIIATFLGPILIIAVLYLRVFVVAVSQARAMRSHVAVVTVERSQTVKAMKSEIKAARTLGIVLLVFLLCSCPYYCFAVAAETASLGATSSVIMLWLVYLNSTFNPVIYVFFYPWVRKTIKYIFTLQIMQPGSREVSVM comes from the exons ATGGAGGCTCCAGAGGAAGGtgaactctgctttccccacatcaacacctcctgcagaAGGATGACGGGTCCCTACGTGGAGGCCATGCTGacttacactgtgctgtcctgcatcACGATACTCACTGTGATcctaaacctgctggtcatcatctctatctcacacTTCAA gcagctccacaccaccaccaacctcctcctcctctctctggctgtcgctgACTTCCTTGTGGGTCTCCTGCAAATGCCACTTCTTCTCATCCACAACCAAGGCTGCTGGTTCTTGGGCGACATCATGTGTGTCGTCCATTATTTTTTTGCTGCCCTCgttgtcagtgtttcagtgggaagcatggtgctcatatcagtAGACCGCTACatagcaatttgtaaccccatgttttacaccaccagagtcactctgaccagagttaaactctgtgtttgtctgtgttggacaTTTTCCGGTGTGCATGGCAGTTGGATATTCAGGGATGtcttaaaacagcctgacatgtatatcacctgctatggaagttgtgtagttgtggtcGGTTTTGCTGAAGGACTTGTTGACATTATTGCCACGtttttaggccccattttaatcatagcagttctgtatttgagagtgtttgtggtggctgtgtctcaggctcgggccatgcgctctcacgtcgcagtcgtcacagtggagcgttcccagactgtaaaagcaatgaaatctgagattaaagcagccaggactctTGGTATTGTATtgttagtttttcttctctgctcatgtccatattattgttttgctgttgcGGCTGAGACTGCCTCGCTTGGGGCGACATCATCGGTCATTATGCTTTGGTTAGTCTACTTAAACTCgacctttaaccctgtgatttatgtctttttctacccatgggtcagaaaaaccatcaaatacatttttactcttcagattatgcagcctggctcccgtgaagtgagtgtgatgtag